Genomic segment of Labilithrix sp.:
TCCGGCGCCGCGGGCGCGGAGCTGTCGGGGTCCTGGTCCTTGATCACGAACTGGACGCGGCGGTTCCGCTGCCGGTTCAGCTCGGTGACGTTCGGGACCATCGGCTTCGTGTCGCCGTAGCCCTTCGCCGTGAGGCGGCTCGCTTCGACGCCGTGCGCGGTGAGCCACGAGACGACGGCGGCGGCGCGATCGTCCGAGAGCTTCATGTTGCGCGCGGCGGTGCCGGTGCCGTCGGTGTGCCCCTGCACCTCGACGAGCTTGATCCGCGGGTTGCGGACGAGGACGTCGGCGATCTCGGTGAGGAGGCCGGTCGACGCGGGCAGGATCGTCGCGGAGTCGACCGCGAACTGGATCTGCTGCCGGATGTTGACCTCCCGCTTGCCGACGGTGACGTTCGCCTTCTTCGGCTTCAGCTTGATCGAGATCTCGATCGGGTTGTCCTCGCGCGCCTTGACGGTCAGCTTCTCGGTCGAGATGAGGTAGCCGTCGGCGTCGATCGTGACCGTCGCCTCGCCCGGCGTGATGTCGCCGTAGCGGAAGGCGCCGTTGTCGTCCGTCACGCCGCTGAACTCCTTGCGCCCGACGTCGACGATCTTCACCGGGACGTTCGGCATGAATTTGCCGGAGTCCAGGTCTTTCACCTTTCCGACGATGGTCCCGACTCGCGGGAGGGCGACGACGATGCAGTCGAGCTGCACGTCGCCGGCGGGGGTGGACTGCGAGGGCTGCGAGGAGGCGCCGCCGATCGTGGTCGTGCACTGCGCCGGCTTGTAGCCGTCGGCGTGGATCGAGAAGACGTACTGCCCGCCGGGGAGCTCGTGGGTCGTGAAGCGGCCGTCGCTGCCGGTCGCGTACGAGGTGAGCTCGGGGTGGTTGTCCCACGCGACGATCGCGTTGGCGATGCCGGCGGCGTTGCCCTCCTCGTGCACGAAGCCGCGGATGCGGCGGCCCCCGCGCGCGGGATCGGGCGGCGGCGCCGGCGGCGGCGCGGGCATCGGCTTGTCGTGGGTGTCGAACGCCCAGCCGGCGCCGAGGTAGAGCATCCACGGTGGCGTGGGGCGCATCTCCTCGATGAACGTGTTCACGCCGGAGACGCCGATGTCGAGCGCGGCGAGGAGGTTGAAGCCCTGCTTCCACGGGAAGAAGCGGCCGCCGAGGGTGAAGGTGGAGGGCGCGAACGGATCGGTCGCGAGACAGCCGTCGTTGCTCGGGTTGTTCGGGCGGCAGCGGTAGTCCTGCCGGTTGACCGGGATGAGGAGGTGGTACTCGATGAACGGACGGACCTTCTCCTCCGCCGCGAAGAGCTCCGCGCCGAAGTGGATGTCGAAGTGGTCGACGCGGTTGATGTTGAGGCCGAAGCGCTCGATGCGCGTGATCGGCTCGTTGCGGCCGGTCGGCCCCTCCGTGTTGGCGACGACCTCGCCCGAGTTGTCGAGGACGTAGGTGAAGTTCGTGCTGAAGCGGAGCGGGATGCGCTTCTCCATCCCGCGGAGGTCGGCGGTGGCGAGGCCGCGGAACTTCGCGCTCGTGCCCGCGCCGTCGAGGCCGACCGAGCCGGTGCCGTTCACGAGCCAGAGCTCGAACGCGCCGCCGACCGAGAAGACGTTGCTCAGCTTGCCGTGCGCCTTCGCGCCCATCGTGCTGTCGCCGAGGACCTGGAGGAGGCTCGGCCGGTTCGACGGGTTCGAGTTCGCGAGCGCGCTCGTCGCGAGGTACACGTCGAGCCAGCGGAGGACCTGCATCGAGAGCGTGAGGCGCCCGCCGATGTGGTCCGCGCTGTCGCTGCGGAGGACGTTGTTCGGGTTCCGCGGATCGCGGCACGGGTGCTCGTTCGAGCAGAGGAAGCCGGCCGAGAAGTACTCGGTCGTGAAGCCGACGCGGAACTGTCCCGCCGCGCCGCCGTCGGCGTGCTGCGTGTGCAGGAGGCCGATGCCGCCGGTGAGCGTCGCCGACTCGTTGAGCTTCGACTCGCGCTCCTTCCACTCCTTGTTCGCCTCGATGAGCTTG
This window contains:
- a CDS encoding carboxypeptidase regulatory-like domain-containing protein — protein: MKIAGTLLLPVVVAGLLGAGTARAQQTTFSAEGNASAQTEPEATPPAATPSDAPATTERDLLAEGTRGDDDKLIEANKEWKERESKLNESATLTGGIGLLHTQHADGGAAGQFRVGFTTEYFSAGFLCSNEHPCRDPRNPNNVLRSDSADHIGGRLTLSMQVLRWLDVYLATSALANSNPSNRPSLLQVLGDSTMGAKAHGKLSNVFSVGGAFELWLVNGTGSVGLDGAGTSAKFRGLATADLRGMEKRIPLRFSTNFTYVLDNSGEVVANTEGPTGRNEPITRIERFGLNINRVDHFDIHFGAELFAAEEKVRPFIEYHLLIPVNRQDYRCRPNNPSNDGCLATDPFAPSTFTLGGRFFPWKQGFNLLAALDIGVSGVNTFIEEMRPTPPWMLYLGAGWAFDTHDKPMPAPPPAPPPDPARGGRRIRGFVHEEGNAAGIANAIVAWDNHPELTSYATGSDGRFTTHELPGGQYVFSIHADGYKPAQCTTTIGGASSQPSQSTPAGDVQLDCIVVALPRVGTIVGKVKDLDSGKFMPNVPVKIVDVGRKEFSGVTDDNGAFRYGDITPGEATVTIDADGYLISTEKLTVKAREDNPIEISIKLKPKKANVTVGKREVNIRQQIQFAVDSATILPASTGLLTEIADVLVRNPRIKLVEVQGHTDGTGTAARNMKLSDDRAAAVVSWLTAHGVEASRLTAKGYGDTKPMVPNVTELNRQRNRRVQFVIKDQDPDSSAPAAPEKKPAGKPKGPTLPTF